A stretch of Thermostichus vulcanus str. 'Rupite' DNA encodes these proteins:
- a CDS encoding AAA family ATPase, whose product MIRARYPLIYLVSPEEEPADAVLAQVAKRTDPPRKLLIWDLVRGWQDNGEDRGSVMAALGRVMRSAPSEDTLFVLRDLHFVLRNASSDKNAPVIRELKNLSRELKRSRKILLILSHTLEIPSDLAEEMTVVDIPLPSSEEISRLIQLYVAPEKLKLTPLAYEQLVKACQGLSRERIRRVLARALAAKQEVNEADIDLVLEEKKQAIRQTGILEFFTARETLKSVGGLDNLKAWVRVRQEAFTEEARRYGLPNPKGVLLVGIQGTGKSLSAKTIANEWRLPLLRLDAGRLFAGIVGESESRVRQMIQLSEAMAPCVLWIDEIDKAFGNIASGADGDSGTSRRVFGSLITWMQEKTSPVFIVATANNVPLLPPELLRKGRFDEIFFLNLPTEAERKEIFRVHLQRLRPSRLREFDLGVLAAQSENFSGAEIEQAIVDAMYNAFGGSSGEGRRDFTQADILQAIAETVPLASIARDQIENLKCWAAQAGARTASQDVKVLQEMKQCFLPS is encoded by the coding sequence ATGATCCGGGCCCGTTACCCCCTCATTTACTTGGTTTCTCCAGAAGAGGAACCTGCCGATGCTGTGCTGGCCCAGGTGGCCAAGCGCACGGATCCACCCCGCAAACTGTTGATCTGGGACTTGGTGCGGGGCTGGCAAGACAATGGCGAGGATCGCGGTTCGGTCATGGCCGCCCTGGGGCGGGTGATGCGCTCTGCCCCTAGTGAAGATACTCTGTTTGTGCTGCGGGATCTGCACTTTGTTTTGCGCAACGCCAGCAGTGACAAAAATGCCCCAGTCATCCGCGAACTGAAGAACCTCAGCCGCGAGCTGAAGCGCAGCCGCAAGATCTTGCTTATCCTCAGCCACACGCTGGAAATCCCCAGTGATCTGGCAGAAGAAATGACCGTCGTGGATATTCCTCTGCCCAGTAGCGAAGAGATCAGCCGTCTGATCCAGCTTTACGTGGCTCCGGAGAAGTTAAAACTGACCCCCCTGGCCTACGAACAGTTGGTGAAAGCCTGCCAGGGTTTGAGCCGGGAGCGCATCCGCCGTGTTTTAGCCCGCGCTTTGGCCGCCAAACAAGAGGTCAACGAAGCCGATATTGACCTGGTCTTGGAGGAGAAAAAACAAGCCATCCGCCAAACCGGTATTCTGGAGTTTTTCACCGCCCGCGAGACCCTAAAAAGTGTGGGGGGCTTAGACAACCTGAAAGCCTGGGTACGGGTGCGTCAGGAGGCCTTTACGGAAGAGGCACGTCGCTACGGTTTGCCCAATCCCAAGGGCGTGTTGCTGGTCGGGATCCAAGGCACTGGCAAATCCCTATCCGCCAAAACCATTGCCAACGAATGGCGCTTGCCCCTGCTGCGGTTGGATGCCGGGCGTCTGTTCGCCGGGATTGTCGGGGAATCGGAAAGTCGGGTACGGCAGATGATCCAACTCTCAGAAGCGATGGCCCCCTGTGTGCTCTGGATCGATGAGATCGACAAAGCCTTTGGCAATATTGCCAGTGGTGCCGACGGAGACTCCGGGACCAGTCGGCGGGTGTTTGGCAGCCTGATCACCTGGATGCAGGAGAAAACCAGCCCCGTCTTTATTGTTGCTACTGCTAACAATGTGCCGTTGCTGCCACCAGAACTGCTGCGCAAAGGCCGCTTTGATGAGATTTTCTTCTTGAACTTACCCACCGAAGCGGAACGCAAAGAAATCTTTCGTGTCCATCTGCAACGGTTACGACCCAGTCGCCTGCGGGAGTTCGACCTCGGGGTTTTGGCGGCTCAGTCGGAAAACTTTAGTGGGGCGGAAATCGAACAAGCCATTGTGGATGCCATGTACAACGCCTTTGGGGGTAGCAGTGGAGAAGGCCGGCGGGACTTTACCCAGGCAGATATTCTGCAAGCAATTGCCGAAACGGTGCCGCTAGCCTCGATTGCCCGCGACCAAATTGAGAACCTCAAGTGTTGGGCTGCCCAAGCGGGGGCACGTACCGCCTCCCAAGATGTCAAGGTACTCCAAGAGATGAAACAGTGTTTTTTGCCCTCCTGA